The Lysobacterales bacterium genome includes a window with the following:
- a CDS encoding carbohydrate kinase family protein encodes MTALICGSLAYDTIMVFEDRFRNHILPDKVHMLNVAFLVPAMRREFGGCAGNIAYNLKLLGGSPLPMATVGRDFAPYREHFRQLDIPLDHVRELDDHFTAQAFITTDLDDNQITAFHPGAMMESWRNEVALVDGVTFGIVAPDGKQAMLQHARQFAERGVPFIFDPGQAMPLFDGAEFRAFIEQADYVTVNDYESQLLQERTGWSEAEIASRVRAYIVTRGAHGSLVHAGGGSLEIPAAKAARVADPTGCGDAYRAGLIFGLSQGMDMEVTGRIASLMGALKIEHPGTQNQRFDLDRFRAAFKEQFGFDF; translated from the coding sequence ATGACGGCCCTGATCTGCGGCTCGCTTGCCTACGACACCATCATGGTCTTCGAGGACCGGTTCCGGAATCACATCCTTCCGGACAAGGTGCACATGCTCAACGTCGCCTTCCTGGTCCCGGCGATGCGTCGCGAGTTCGGCGGTTGCGCCGGCAACATCGCCTACAACCTCAAGCTGCTGGGCGGCTCGCCCCTGCCGATGGCCACCGTCGGCCGCGACTTCGCCCCGTACCGGGAGCATTTCCGGCAACTCGACATTCCCCTGGACCACGTCCGGGAACTGGACGATCACTTCACTGCGCAGGCATTCATCACCACCGACCTGGACGACAACCAGATCACCGCCTTCCATCCGGGCGCCATGATGGAGTCCTGGCGCAACGAGGTGGCGTTGGTCGATGGTGTCACATTCGGCATCGTCGCTCCCGACGGCAAGCAGGCGATGCTGCAGCATGCCCGGCAGTTCGCCGAGCGCGGTGTGCCGTTCATCTTCGATCCCGGCCAGGCGATGCCCCTGTTCGACGGCGCCGAGTTCCGCGCCTTCATCGAGCAGGCCGACTACGTCACAGTCAACGACTACGAGTCGCAGCTCCTGCAGGAACGCACCGGTTGGTCGGAGGCGGAGATCGCCTCACGGGTCCGCGCCTACATCGTGACGCGCGGCGCCCATGGGTCGCTGGTGCACGCCGGTGGAGGCAGCCTGGAGATTCCCGCTGCCAAGGCCGCCCGGGTGGCCGACCCGACCGGATGCGGCGATGCCTACCGGGCCGGCCTGATCTTCGGCCTCAGCCAGGGCATGGACATGGAAGTGACCGGGCGCATCGCGTCCCTGATGGGCGCCTTGAAGATCGAGCACCCCGGCACCCAGAACCAGCGCTTCGACCTGGATCGGTTCCGCGCGGCCTTCAAGGAGCAGTTCGGCTTCGATTTCTGA